The nucleotide sequence GCGAACGCATCACCGTCACCCGCGCCGCGGCGATGCGCAGCCGCGAAATGGGTTCGCGCATGTACTGGATGGTGCAGCGGGCCGCGACCGCCGACGGCGCCGACAAGTCCGGGCTGACGGCGCTCACCTGGCCGGTGGTCGCGAACTTCGCCGTCGATGCGGCGATGGCCGTCGCGCTGGCCAACACCCTGTTCTTCGCCGCGGCAAGCGGCGAGAGCAAGTCCAAGGTCGCGCTGTACCTGTTGATCACCATCGCCCCCTTCGCGGTCATCGCGCCGCTCATCGGTCCGGCGCTGGACCGGCTGCAGCACGGCCGCCGCGTCGCGCTGGCGGCGTCCTTCGCGCTGCGCACCGCGCTGGCGGTGGTGCTGGTGATGAACTACGACGGCGCCAGCGGCAGCTATCCGTCGGTGGTGCTCTACCCCTGCGCGCTGGCGATGATGGTGTTCTCCAAATCGTTTTCCGTGCTGCGCAGCGCGGTGACGCCGCGGGTGATGCCGCCGACCATCGACCTGGTGCGGGTCAACTCGCGGCTGACGGTGTTCGGTCTGCTGGGCGGCACCATCGCCGGCGGCGCCATCGCCGGCGGTGTCGAGTTCGTCTGCACCCACCTGTTCAAGCTGCCCGGCGCGTTGTTCGTCGTCATCGCGGTCACGGTCGCCGGCGCGCTGCTGTCGATGCGGATTCCGCGCTGGGTCGAGGTGACGACCGGCGAGGTGCCCGCCACGCTGAGCTATCGCCGGCACGGCGCCGCACCGCCGCGAAGCTGGCCGGAGGAAGTCAAGAGGGTCCCCAAGATGGCCACGGCGACGCTTCGACAGCCGTTGGGCCGCAACATCATTACCTCGCTGTGGGGCAACTGCACCATCAAGGTGATGGTCGGCTTTTTGTTCTTGTATCCGGCGTTCGTCGCCAAGGCGCACGAAGCCAACGCCTGGTATCAGCTCGGGATGCTGGGCATGATCGGCGCCGCCGCTGCGATCGGCAATTTCGTCGGCAACTTCACCAGCGCACGACTACAGCTGGGCAGGCCGGCCGTCCTGGTGGTGCGCTGCACGGTGGGCGTCACCGTGGTGGCCCTGGCCGCCGCGGTGGCCGGCAATCTCGTGGTGACCACCATCGCCGCACTGGTCACCTCGGGATCCAGCGCCATCGCCAAGGCATCGCTGGACGCGTCGCTGCAAAACGACCTGCCCGAGGAATCGCGCGCCTCGGGATTCGGGCGCTCCGAGTCGACCCTGCAGCTGGCCTGGGTGCTCGGCGGCGCGGTGGGCGTTTTGGTCTACACCCAGTTGTGGGTCGGCTTCACCGCGATCAGCGGCCTGCTGATCCTGGGCCTGGCCCAAACCGTCGTCAGCTTCCGGGGTGACTCGTTGATCCCCGGCCTCGGCGGCAACCGACCGGTCATGGTGGAGCAGGAAAGCAAGCGCCGCGGCGCCGACAGCCCGGCGGCGGTGCATCGGTGAAGCCCCGGCTTAATCGTCGCGCCGCCGCGCTGCTCGCGGCAGTCGTCGTGCTGCTGGCCGCCGCGGCCGGGGTCGGCGCGTGGCTGCTGGTGCGCAAGCCCGGCCCCCGACCGCCAGAGATCAGCGCGTACTCGCACGGGCACCTGATCCGCGTGGGGCCGTACCAGTACTGCAACGCGCTCAACCTCGACGACTGTCAGACCCCGCAAGCCCAAGGTGAGCTGCGAGCGAGCGCGCGCTACCCGGTGCAGCTGTCGGTGCCCGAAGCCATTGCGCGTGCGCCGTGGCGGCTGATGCAGGTGTACGCCGACCCCACCAACACCACCAGCACGATGTTCCGGCCGAACAGCCGGCTGGCGGTCACGATCCCCACCGTCGACCCGCAGCGCGGACAGCTGACCGGGATAGTCGTGCAACTGCTGACGCTGGTGGTCGACCGCTCGGGTGAGCTACGCGACGTCCCGCATGCGGAATGGTCTGTGCGCCTTAATTATTGACGCGATTATTGGCGCGCTGAGGGCGGCGTCTCGGTCCATTGCGCAGCGTGTAGAACCTGCGCGGCCGGTCACTGACCCTGGCCTCGATGCGCCAGCCGTACCGTCGGCCCCGCTCGGTGATCTCCGCCGCGTTCGCCGACAGCCGGGCGAACCGGACCGACACCAGCGCGGCGACCAACAGCGCCCACCGCCACGACGATCGCGCACACAGCCAACACGAACGCGGCCACCACCATGCGCGGACTCTAACATCCGCTACGCGCCGTGACCGACCGGAACTTGCTCACCGTCACGCGCCGGCCCCGGCGCAGTGCCATCACCGAAAGGCCTGCCGCCCAACGCTTCCCGACCGTGGGGGGTCAACCAGTCGCCCAGCTCGGGCCCCTCGGGCACGATCCCGGTGGGGTTGATGTCGGAATGCACGAGGTAGTAGTGCTGCTTGATCTGCACAAAGTCGATGGTGTCGCCGAAGCCCGGCGTCTGAAACAGGTCGCGCGCATAGGCCCACAGCACCGGCATCTCGGAAAGCTTGGACCGATTGCACTTGAAATGCCCGTGGTAGACCGGATCGAAGCGGGCCAGCGTGGTGAACAGCCGCACGTCGGCCTCGGTGATGGTGTCCCCCACCAAATATCGCTGGCCCGCCAGCCGCTCGCTCAACCAATCCAGCGCGACGAACAGGCGGTCGTAGGCCGCCTCGTACGCCTGCTGCGAGCCCGCGAAGCCACACCGGTACACGCCGTTGTTGACCTCCGTGTACACCCGCTTGCTCACCTCGTCGATCTCGTCTCGCAGCGGCTCGGGGTACAGCTGCGGCGCGCCGTCGCGGTGATACGCGGTCCACTCGGTGGAGAAATCGAGCGTCATCTGCGCGAAGTCGTTGGTGACCACCTGACCCGTGGCCACCTCGACGATGGCGGGCACCGTCACTCCCTTGGGGTAATCCGGGATGCGCTTGTTGTAGGCGTCGCGCAGGAAGTGGATCTTGAGCACCGGGTCCACTCCACCCGGGTCGAGGTCGAACGTCCAACTGCGCTTGTCATGGGTCGGGCCGCAAAAGCCAATGGAGAGAACCTCTTCCAGGCCCAGCAGCCGGCGCACGATGATCGTCCGGTTGGCCCATGGGCAGGCGCGGGCCACCACGAGCCGATACCGGCCGGGCTCAACCGGATAGCCGTCGCGCCCGTCGGCGGTGATGCGGGTGCTGATGTAGTTCGTGTCGCGGGTGAACTCCCCGGCGCCGACGTATCCGGCTTCGGTTTCCATGCTCAAGACAGTGTCATAAACCGCCGGGCCAGGTTGGGCTCGGTGGACGGACCGGGCTCCCAGTGCGCGATCCACGGCCCGGTCCCCTCCGACTGGTCGATGATGCCGCGCTCCAGCCAGGTGTAACGGCCGTCCAAGAGGTCGTTGGTCAGCCGGACGTCGGCACCGTCGGTGTTGGTCCACAACGCGTGGAACAGCGCCTCCACCCGCAGCGTGGCCTGTTGGCAGAACACATCGGCGAGTTCGTATGCCTGTTGGCCTTCGGGCCCACCGGCGGCGCGCTGCGCCTCGGCGCGCACGCAGACCGCGGACATCGCGAACAGCTCGGCACCGATGTCGACGACGCGGCCGAGGAACCCTTGCTTTTGCTCCAAAGCGGCTTGCCAGCGGGCCATCCCGTAGAACGTGTTGCGGGCCAACTTGCGCGAGGAGCGCTCGACAAATCGCAGATGGGTCGCCAAGGCACCGAACTCGCGGTAGGCGGTGGGCCGTTGGCCCTCACCAAAAACCAACTTGGGCAACCACTTTGCGTAGAACCCGCTGGCTCCGGCCGCGGCGGCGGCCTTCTGCTTCAGGTCGGCCTTCGGGTTGGCGAGATCACCGGCGGCGGTCAAATGCGCGTCGACGGCCTCACGGGCGATCAGCAGCCGCATGATTTCACTGGATCCTTCGAAGATCCGGTTGATCCTCAGGTCGCGCACGACCTGCTCCACCGGCACCGCGCGCTCGCCGCGCGCGGCCAGCGACTCCGCCGTCTCGTAGCCGCGGCCGCCGCGGATCTGCAGCAGGTCGTCGGCGATCTGATCGGCCATCTCGCTGGACCACAATTTGGCCAGCGCCGCCTCGATGCGGATGTCGTTGCGGCCCTCGTCGGCCATCTGGCCGGCCAGTTCGATCGAGGCCTCGAGCGCATAGGTGGTGGCGGCCATGAACGCGAGCTTGCTGCTTACCGCCTCATGCTTGCCGACCGGTTTTCCCCATTGCACGCGCTCGCACGACCACTCCCGCGCGATCTTCACCGACCACTTGGCCGAGCCGGTGACCACCGCGGGCAGCGACAGCCGTCCGGCGTTGAGCGTGGTCAGCGCGATCTTGAGGCCGTCGCCCTCCTTGCCGATCAGGTTCTCGGCGGGGACTCGGACGCCGTGCAATCGGGTCACGCCGTTTTCGATGCCGCGCAGTCCCATGAATTTGTTGCGCCGCTCCACGGTGATCCCGGGCGAATCGGCCTCCACGACGAACGCGCTGATTCCGCCGCGGTGCCCGTCGCTCTTGGGGACGCGGGCCATGACGACGAGCAGTTCGGCGACCACGCCGTTGGTCGTCCACAGCTTCACGCCCTCGAGCTCGTAGGCCCGCCCGTCCTCGACGGGTGTCGCGGTCGATGCCAGGCGCGCCGGATCCGAGCCCACGTCCGGTTCGGTGAGCAGGAACGCCGACACGGCGCCGGCAGCGCAGCGCGGCAAGAACTTTCGCTTCTGCTCCTCGGTCCCGGCCAGCTTGAGTGGTTCGGGCACCCCGATCGACTGATGCGCCGAGAGCAACGCGCCGAGACTGGGGTGCACGGTCGACACCATCATCAGCGCGCGGTTGTAGCCGACCTGCGACATGTTCAGGCCGCCGTACTCGGACGGGATTTTGATGCCGAAGCAGCCCAGCTCGGCGAGGCCCTTGACGTATTCGTCGGGAATCTGTGCGTCCCGCTCGATGACGCTGCCGTCAATAGTGCCCAGAAACTCCCGCAGCTTCTCGAGGAACGCCTCGGTGCGCGCCTCGTCCGCGTCCGACGGCTTGGGGAACGGGTGGATAAGCTCTAGCGGGAAGCGGCCAAGGAACAGCTCCTTGGCGAATGACGGTTTATCCCAACCACTTTCGCGAGATTCCTCAGCAAGTGCCCTGGCTTGCTCCTCGGTGACCTGCGCTTGCTGTGCCATCGTCGCCTCCCTCGCGAATGAACCACTGCTGCCCAAGTTACTCCCCGGTAGCTTGGTGCGCACGGGTGCATTTCGGACCCGGAGGCGACGGCCACGTCGTCGCGTGCGGCCGTCCACTTGAGTGTGAACCTGGGGCGTTCAATGTGAAGCGAGGGCGAGATTTTCGCCCGTCTCACCGCCCTAGGCTCACACTGAAAGCCATGCGCTCACAACGAACGACGCACCCGAAGACGCGCAGCCGAGCTAGCTGTCGAGCTCCCGCGCCACCGCCTTGACCACCTCGGAGACCCGGCGGGCCACCTTGCGGTCCGGGTAGCGGCCCTTGCGAAGTTCGGGCTGCACCGCGCCCTCGAGCAGAGTGATCATGTCCTCGACCATGCCGTGCAGCTCATCGGGGGTGTGCTTGTGCTCAGCCGCTGTGGCTTCACGGCGCGTGCGAGTCAGGCTCGGCGGCGGATCGATCAGCTTGAGGCTCAACGCCTGAGGTCCGCGCCGACCGGAAGCGACGCCGAATTCCACCCGCTGCCCGGCCTTGAGGCCCTCAACACCCTCAGGCAACGCCGAGGAGCGGACATAGACGTCCTCACCGTCCTCCTGCGACAGGAAGCCGAACCCTTTTTCGGGGTCGTACCACTTCACCTTGCCGGTCGGCACTGGTCTCACCTGCTTGTCTGACTGCTAACAGAAGAAGCGTCCCGCCTGCGCAGGACGCAATATCGAAGTGTGATCCTACTCGGATCGCCCGTCGGCAAGCACACCCCAGTTTGGCCTGCACTCGGTAGGGTGGCAGTACCGCTTGGAGGAGATATGACGCTGACCGCGCTGGGGGTACCGACCGTGCGTCGGGAGATTCCGCGCGCCGTCCAAGACGACGTGCCCAGCACCGGCCCCCTGCGCGACACCTTCGGGAGAATCGCCAGCGATCTGCGCGTTTCCCTCACCGACCGCTGCAATCTCCGCTGCAAGTACTGCATGCCGGCCGAGGGGCTGGACTGGCTGCCGAATCGCCACCTGCTGCGGCCCGACGAGCTCGGCAGGCTCATCCATATCGCCGTCACCCGGCTCGGTGTGACCAGCGTGCGGTTCACCGGCGGCGAACCGCTGCTGGCCCGCCACCTGGAAAAAGTGGTCGCCGCGGCGGCCAACGTGCGGCCCCGCCCGGAGATTTCGCTGACCACCAACGGTGTGGGTCTAGAGCGCAGGGCGGCCGCGCTGGCCGAGGCGGGCCTGGACCGGGTGAACATCTCGCTGGACAGCGTGGACCCGGCGCGCTTCGCGGCCATCACCCGACGCGACCGGCTCGCAGACGTGTTGGCCGGCCTGGCCGCCGCCAAGAACGCGGGCCTGACGCCGGTCAAGGTGAACGCGGTCCTCGACCCGGTCACTGGCCGCGAGGACGTCGTCGACCTGCTGCGTTTCTGCCTGCAGCATGACTACCAGCTGCGGGTCATCGAGCAGATGCCGCTGGACGCCGGGCACGAATGGAACCGAGACGCCGCGCTCAGCGTCGACGACGTGCTCGCGGCGCTGCGGCCGCACTTCAGGCTGCGGCCGGACCCGGCGCCGCGCGGTTCGGCGCCGGCGGAGCTGTGGCTGGTCGACACGGGTCCAGGCACGCCGGCGGGCAAGTTCGGCGTCATCGCCTCGGTGTCGCACGCGTTCTGCTCGACGTGTGATCGCACCCGGCTGACGGCCGACGGCCAAATCCGCAGCTGCCTGTTTTCTGCCGAGGAGACCGACCTGCGCGGCCTGCTGCGCGGCGGCGCGGACGACGACGCGATCGAGGCGGCCTGGCGCGCCGCCATGTGGGCCAAGCCGGCCGGCCACGGCATCAACGACCCCGACTTCATCCAGCCCGACCGTCCGATGAGCGCCATCGGTGGCTAGCGATATTCGCGCCGACCCGCTGCCCTCGCGATCGTCAGGACCCGACGAGCCGGGCGGACTCCAGGTCACGGTCCGCTACTTCGCCGCGGCACAGGCGGCCGCCGGCACCGATTCGGAGACCGTGACCCTGGACCCGGGCACAACGGTGGCCGAACTGATCAAGACCCTCGCCGGGCGCGGTGACCTCCTGGCCAACGTGCTGAACCGATGCTCCTACCTGCTAAATGAAGTCGCCGTCCGCGACCAGAACACCCCGTTGCGCTCCGGCGACACCATCGACGCGCTGCCGCCGTTTGCTGGCGGCTGAAACTGTGAAACATCTCACATAACGGAATGATAACGGCACGGACACGGCCCGATTTCGTCGGAAATGACCTGCGCAAATCCCTAGTGTTCCTGGGGTTTTCAGCGATTGACCGTGAGGGAAACGCCGAGTTTCGTAAAAAGTGACTCGATCCACCCAACCCGCTAGCGTCTCCGGGAGTTCGCCAAGCAACCGGTGGCGTTCTTCCCCACCTACAGCGCCGAGCTCCATCCGATAGGCGGGGACACCGTAAGGATGGAGGCGGGGGACCCACCGGTCCACCGTGATCGGACCGGAGCCGGAAACGGCTCCTTGGGGTGAAGCCGGCGTCGGAACACGGCGCCGGCCGGGTAGCCTCTCCCACCCGAACCCGACAGCTGACCTCGCAGGCGCACCGAGAGAGGAATTTTCGGCGCGTATGAGTGGACGTCACCGCAAACCCACTACTTCTAACCTCAGCGTCGCCAAGATCGCCTTTACCGGGGCGGTACTTGGTGGCGGCAGCCTCGCCCTCGCCGGCCAGGCGGCCGCGGCCACCGACGGCGAATGGGATCAGGTAGCCCGTTGCGAGTCGGGCGGCAACTGGGCAATCAACACCGGCAACGGCTACCACGGCGGCGTGCAGTTCAGCGCCAGCACCTGGGCGTCGCACGGTGGTACCGAATTCGCCCCGTCGGCCGAACTGGCCACCCGCGAACAGCAGATCGCGGTCGCTGAGCGAGTGCTCGCGACCCAGGGCCGCGGCGCGTGGCCCACGTGTGGCGGCCCGTTGTCGGGCCCGACCCCGCGCAACGTGCTGCCCACCCCGGCCGGCAACGACGCGCCGTTGGACGCGCCAGGCGTCAACGGCGAGCCTGCTCCGCTGGCCCCGCCGCCGCCGGACGCACCCCCGCCGCCTCCGCCACCGGACGCTCCCCCGCCTCCGGACGCTCCCCCGCCGCCTCCGCCACCGCCGCCGGCCGACCCGGCTCCGCCGGTGCAGCTGGCGGCCACCAACCAGCCCGCTCCGGTCGCCGACCCGGCGCCGCCCGCGGACGCCCTGCCTCCCGCGCCGCCGGCCGATGCTCCACCGCCGGCGGACGCCGTTCCGCCCGCGCCGCCGGCCGATGCTCCACCGCCGCCGCCTCAGCAGGCCTCAACGGTCGGCTACACCCGGCAGCTGTGGCAGGCGATCCAGGGTCAGGACGTGAACGGCAACGACGCGCTGGACGCGCTGGCGCAGCCCGCGCCCACCGGCCCGGGGGCTTAGGCCGAACCGACCCATTCGTCGGCGCCGTCGGCGAAGAACTGGTGCTTCCACACCGGCAGCCGCTCCTTGATGGTGTCCACCAGCCGCGCGCAGGTGGCGAACGCGGCCTGCCGGTGATCGGCGGCGACCGCGGCCACCAGCGCCGCGTCGCCGATTTCCAGCGCGCCGACACGGTGGCTGGCCGCCACCGCACGCACCCCGCTGGACTGCTCGGCGACCTCGGCCACGACGTCGGCCAAGACCTGCGCGGCCGAGGGGTGCGCGGAATATTCGAGCCGCAGCACGCCGCGCCCGCCGTCATGGTCGCGGACGGCGCCGACGAATCCGACGATCGCTCCGGCCGACTCGTGGCTGACCAGATCCTCGTGCTCGGGCAGCGAGATCGGCTGCTCGGTCAGCGCGGCGCGCAGCACCAGCGCAGTCATCGGCGTGTCATCGCTGATGGTCTCCGCCCGCGAGCTGATCGAGCGCGTGCTCGAGCACCCCGGCGAGCACCCCGAGGCCGTCGCGCACGCCGCCGGGTGATCCCGGCAGGTTGACGATCAGGGTGCGCCCGGCCACGCCGCACACCCCGCGCGACAGGACCGACGTGGGTACCTTCGGCAGGCCGGACTGGCGGATCGCGTCGGCCAGCCCGGGGATCAGATAGTCCAGCACCGCCACCGTCTGGTCCGGGGTGGCATCGGTGGGCGAGATGCCGGTGCCGCCGGAGGTGATGATCAGATCGACGTCGGCGTCCAGCGCGTCGTTCAGCGCCTCGCCGACCGGCCCGCCGTCGGCCACCACCACCGGCTCGACCGTCGAAAATCCTTTCCCCCCAAGCCATTCGGTGATGATGGGCCCGCACTTGTCGGTGTATTCACCGGCTGCCGCCCGCGTTGAGGCGATGATGACTCGCGCGGATCGGGCGCTCATCGCCGTTCCCAGGTGCCGGTCTTGCCACCCTCCTTGCGGAGCACCCGAATGTCATCGATGCGTGCGGCCGGGTCGACCGCCTTGATCATGTCGTACAGCGTCAAAGCGGCCACGCTGACCGCTGTTAGCGCCTCCATCTCCACCCCCGTCCGGTCGGTGCTGCGCACCGTCGCGGTGATTTCTACATCCGATTCTCCGACGGTGAAATCGACGTCCACCCCGGTGAGCGCCAACTGGTGGCACAACGGGATCAGGTCGCTGGTGCGTTTGGCCGCCAGGATCCCCGCAACCCGCGCGGTCGCCAAGGCGTCGCCTTTGGGCAGGCCACCCGTCGAAATCAGCTCCACCACGTGCGCCGAGGTCCGTAGGGCGCCCGCGGCGACGGCAGTGCGCCGCGTCGCCTCCTTGGCGGTGACGTCGACCATATGGGCCGCCCCGCGCTCATCCACATGCGACAGGATCTTCGGGGGCCCCGAGCTGCCGGCCATCGCGGCGGTCTACCTGTTGACGACGGTGACCGGGTGCACGTAGGGCAGGCCGTCGGCGGGGACCGGGAACACCACCTCACCGAAGGGAGACAAGGCGCCCGTGCGGTCGGCCACGAGTTCGCTCACCGCGTGGTCGTCGGGGTCCTCCGTCGGCCAGCCGGGGTCCACATACCTGGTTTTCTGCGCGTCGCTCTCAGCATTGTCAGCCACGGGGTCCATTCTGACAGGTCGCCGTTTAACGCGTGACGCAAAGCTGTGAGCGCCCGACTCCTGTTAACCGGCGAGCGTGCCTACGCTGGTCAGCAGTGACCGATAACACCACCCCAGACATCCCGCTCGGGTCCTGGCTTGCCGACTTGCCAGACGAGCGGCTGATCCGGCTGTTGGAGCTGAGACCGGATCTGGCCCAGCCGCCCCCGGGCAGCATCGCCGCGCTGGCCGCGCGCGCCCAGGCCCGGCAATCGGTCAAAGCCGCCACCGACGACCTCGACTTTCTGCGGTTGGCCGTGCTCGACGCGCTGCTGGTGCTGCAGGCCGACACGACGCCGGTGCCGACGACCAAGCTGCTGGCGCTGATCGGCGACGGCGCTCCCGAGGCCGACGTGCTGGCCGCGCTCGATGACCTCAAGGAGCGCGCCCTGGCCTGGGGTGAGGCCGCGGTGCGGGTGGCGCCCGACGCCGGCGCGGCGTTGCCGTGGCACGCCGGACAAGTCACGCTCGAGGACGCCTCGCGCAGCGGCGAAGAAATCGCCGAGCTGATCGACGGGCTCAACGAAGCCCAGTTGGACGTTCTGGAGAAGTTGCTCGAAGGCTCCCCGATGGGGCGTACCCGCGACGCCGCGCCCGGCGCCGCGCCGGACCGGCCGGTGCCGCAACTGCTGGCGTTGGGTCTGCTGCGACGGGTCGACGCCGAGACGGTGATCCTGCCCCGCCACGTCGGGCAGGTGCTGCGCGGCGAGCAACCCGGCCCGATGCAACTGACCGCGCCCGACCCGATCACCTCGACCACGATGCCCCAGGACTGCGACGCCGCCGCGGCCGGATCCGCCATCGACCTGCTGCGCGAATTCGACGTGCTGCTCGAAATGCTTGGCAGCGCACCGGTTTCCGAGTTGCGCAGCGGCGGACTCGGAGTGCGCGACGTCAAACGGCTGGCGAAGACGACCGGCATCGACGAGCCGCGACTGGGCCTCATCCTCGAAATCGCGGCGGCGGCCACGTTGATCGCCAGCGGCAGGCCCGAACCGGAACCGGCCACCGGCGACCCGCCTTTTTGGGCGCCGACGGCGGCCGTCGAACGCTATACCGCGATGTCGCCCGCCGAGCGGTGGCAGCTGCTGGCCAGCACCTGGCTCGACCTGCCGGGCCGTCCCGCGCTGATCGGCAGCCGCGGCCCGGACGCCAAACCCTATGGCGCGCTGTCTGATTCGCTGTACTCGACCGCGGCACCGCTGGATCGGCGGCTGCTGCTCGGCATGCTCGCCGAATTGCCCGCCGGCGCCGGCGTCGACGCGGCCTCGGCGTCGGCGGCGCTGATCTGGCGGCGCCCGCGGTGGGCCCGGCGACTGCAGCCGGGCCCTGTCGCGGACCTGCTGAACGAGGCACACGCGCTGGGCGTGCTCGGCCGCGGGGCGATCAGCACGCCCGGCCGGGCCCTGCTGAACGATCCCCCGGATGCCGGCGCGGCGGTCGACGCGATGACCCGCGCGATGCCCAAGCCCATCGATTACTTCCTGCTGCAGGCCGATCTGACCGTCGTGGTCCCCGGACCGCTGCACCGCGACCTCGCCGAGGACTTGGCGTCCGTCGCGACCGTCGAATCGGCCGGCGCGGCAATGGTGTACCGCATCAGCGAGCAGTCCATCCGGCATGCGCTCGACATCGGCAAGACCCGCGACTGGATACACGCGCTATTCGCCAACCACTCCAAAACCCCGGTGCCGCAGGGACTTACCTATCTCATCGACGATGTG is from Mycobacterium conspicuum and encodes:
- a CDS encoding helicase-associated domain-containing protein; translated protein: MTDNTTPDIPLGSWLADLPDERLIRLLELRPDLAQPPPGSIAALAARAQARQSVKAATDDLDFLRLAVLDALLVLQADTTPVPTTKLLALIGDGAPEADVLAALDDLKERALAWGEAAVRVAPDAGAALPWHAGQVTLEDASRSGEEIAELIDGLNEAQLDVLEKLLEGSPMGRTRDAAPGAAPDRPVPQLLALGLLRRVDAETVILPRHVGQVLRGEQPGPMQLTAPDPITSTTMPQDCDAAAAGSAIDLLREFDVLLEMLGSAPVSELRSGGLGVRDVKRLAKTTGIDEPRLGLILEIAAAATLIASGRPEPEPATGDPPFWAPTAAVERYTAMSPAERWQLLASTWLDLPGRPALIGSRGPDAKPYGALSDSLYSTAAPLDRRLLLGMLAELPAGAGVDAASASAALIWRRPRWARRLQPGPVADLLNEAHALGVLGRGAISTPGRALLNDPPDAGAAVDAMTRAMPKPIDYFLLQADLTVVVPGPLHRDLAEDLASVATVESAGAAMVYRISEQSIRHALDIGKTRDWIHALFANHSKTPVPQGLTYLIDDVARRHGQLRIGLATSFVRCEDSALLAQAVAATEQLQLRALAPTVAVSPAPLSEVLAALRAAGFAPAAEDSSGAIVDVRVRGARVPTPQHRRSYRSPQRPSAETLNAVVAVLRKVTAAPFGNIRVDPAVTMSLLQRAVKDEATLVIGYLDAAGVATQRVVSPIVLRGGQLVAFDSGSGRLRDFAVHRITSVLSAESG